In the Streptomyces spororaveus genome, GCTGGTCCGCGGACCGTCCTGGCGTGGACTGCATGGCTCGCGCCTCCGTTGCTGCTGTCATCTACTTGGCTCCGAGCGCCTTCTGGAGGTTCTTCAGGTTGGACCGCATGACCTCGAAGTAGTCAGCGCCCTGGGACTTGTCGGTGATTCCTTCGAGCGGGTCCAGGACGTCGGTCCGCAGGCCGGTGTCCGTCGCCAGGGTCTTGGCCGTCTTGTCGCTGGCCAGGGCCTCGAAGAACACGGTGGTGACATTGTCCTTCCTGGCGACGGCCTGAAGATCCTTCATCCGGGCCGGGCTCGGTTCGGACTCGGGGTCGACGCCGGAGATGCCCTCCTGGTCGAGGCCGTAGCGCTCGGCGAGGTATCCGAAGGCGGAGTGGGTGGTGATGAAGGTCCTGGAGGTCGTGTTCTTCAGGCCGTCCTTGAACTCCGTGTCCAGCGCGGTCAGTTTGCCGACGAGTTCGTCGGTGTTCTTCCTGTAGTCCGCCGCGTGGTCGGGGTCGGCCTTCTCCAGGGAGGCGCCGACGCCCTTGGCGATCTCCGCGTACTTGACGGGGTCGAGCCAGACGTGGGGGTCCCGGGCGCCCTCGCCGTGGCCGTGATCGTGGTCGTGGTCGTGGCCCTCGCCCTCGGCGTGGGCCTCCTCGGCGCCGTGGTCGTGGCCGGAGGAGCCGTGCGCCTCCAGTTCGGTGAGGGTCGCGGCGTCGACGATGTTCTTCACGCCGGACTGGGCGACGGCCTTGTCGACGGCGGGCTGCAGGCTCTTGAGGTAGAGGACCACGTCGGCCTCGCC is a window encoding:
- a CDS encoding metal ABC transporter substrate-binding protein: MNVRRLIPAAALAGAVALGATALTACSGAAAGTGGGKDGKVGVTASFYPLQFLAEQIGKDHVKVDVLTRPGVEPHDLEITPRQTGQLGEADVVLYLKSLQPAVDKAVAQSGVKNIVDAATLTELEAHGSSGHDHGAEEAHAEGEGHDHDHDHGHGEGARDPHVWLDPVKYAEIAKGVGASLEKADPDHAADYRKNTDELVGKLTALDTEFKDGLKNTTSRTFITTHSAFGYLAERYGLDQEGISGVDPESEPSPARMKDLQAVARKDNVTTVFFEALASDKTAKTLATDTGLRTDVLDPLEGITDKSQGADYFEVMRSNLKNLQKALGAK